Proteins from one Desulfitobacterium chlororespirans DSM 11544 genomic window:
- a CDS encoding NAD(P)-binding protein: MKEVTKQRRIRVTVNGRQMEVYGDLTILQALLQEDIHIPHLCYDIRLERSNGNCGLCVVELGEGSEQQDVKACHTPIQEGMLIHTNSPRLEHYRKIRLEQILADHNADCVAPCVMTCPANIDIQSYLSHAGNGNFETAIKMIKERNPFPIVCGRVCPHPCEAQCRRNLIDEPVAINHVKRFIADWDIAHEQPWAPRKKASTGKKIAVVGAGPSGLSAAYYSAIQGHDITVFERHPRAGGMMRYGIPEYRLPKEILDREIGLIAELGVKIMTNKALGTHIRLEDLHQDFDAVYLAIGSWRATPLQIEGDNLEGVWLGINFLEQVTKGADLKLGKNVVVIGGGNTAIDCARTALRKGAGSVKLVYRRTREEMPAESYEVEEAIHEGVEMYFLTAPHKIVSEGGRKLLHCIKMTLGEPDRSGRRRPIPIEGSETALEADTIIGAIGQSTNTQFLYHDLPVKLNKWGDIEINGKTMQTSEMKIFAGGDCVTGPATVIQAVAAGRHAAEAMDSFLMKGYVKEQPVDYSCSRGSLEDLPQWEFEKTPRLKRAPMPALPPAERRDNFREVETGLSEETARAEARRCLKCGCYERYDCDLRQEASLHHIEFKKPVHERPYIPIVEDHSIIIRDHNKCISCGRCIAACAEVEGPDILSFYMKHGRQLVGTKSGLPLDQTDCVSCGQCVNACPCGALDYRSEIGRVFRAINDPGKTTVAFVAPAVRSVVSSQYGISYQEASQFIAGLLKKMGFDKVFDFTFAADLTIVEETTEFLTRLQSQERIPQFTSCCPGWVNFVERRYPEIIPYLSSCKSPQMMMGATVKNHFTELSEIDPKDLYVVSIVPCIAKKYEAARPEFATDGIRDVDAVLTSTEMLEMADIKLIEPADVEPQDFCEPYKRVSGAGILFGASGGVAEAALRMAVEKLTGEAITDRLDYQEVRGLQGIKEAAVEAKGKKVNVAVISGLHNVEPILEKIIEGAEVGYDLIEVMACPGGCICGAGHPVPEKIDTLEKRQQVLVNIDQTSRYRKSQENPDILRLYDEYYGEANSPLAHKLLHTHYEAVKREPVAKHDRRMADSAFVTHELTLCTCDKCTDQGSKELFAAISGKIRKLKMDSFVTARTIRLKENHPGQGVYAAIDGERIDTPSEQLEQRIFQQLIR; this comes from the coding sequence ATGAAAGAAGTAACGAAGCAGCGACGAATCAGGGTAACTGTCAATGGACGACAGATGGAAGTCTATGGTGATCTGACGATTCTTCAGGCTTTGCTTCAGGAGGATATCCATATCCCCCATTTATGTTACGATATCCGGCTGGAGCGTTCTAACGGCAACTGCGGGCTATGTGTGGTGGAGTTGGGAGAAGGCAGCGAGCAACAGGATGTGAAAGCCTGCCATACTCCGATTCAGGAAGGTATGCTCATTCATACCAACAGTCCGAGGCTGGAGCATTACCGCAAAATTCGTCTGGAACAGATTCTGGCGGATCATAATGCCGACTGTGTGGCGCCCTGTGTCATGACCTGCCCGGCCAATATCGATATCCAATCTTACCTGAGTCATGCGGGCAACGGCAATTTTGAGACGGCGATTAAGATGATTAAAGAGCGCAACCCTTTTCCCATCGTTTGCGGAAGAGTCTGTCCCCATCCCTGTGAGGCCCAATGCCGCCGGAATTTAATCGATGAGCCGGTGGCCATCAATCATGTCAAACGATTTATTGCCGACTGGGATATTGCCCATGAACAACCTTGGGCACCTCGTAAAAAAGCATCTACCGGCAAAAAAATTGCCGTGGTAGGCGCCGGTCCCTCAGGGCTGAGTGCTGCTTATTACAGCGCCATTCAGGGACATGATATCACCGTATTTGAGCGCCACCCCCGGGCCGGGGGCATGATGCGCTACGGAATTCCGGAATACCGCCTCCCCAAGGAGATCCTGGATCGGGAGATCGGACTGATTGCGGAGCTGGGCGTTAAGATCATGACCAACAAAGCCCTGGGCACCCATATCCGGTTGGAGGATCTGCATCAGGACTTTGATGCCGTCTATCTGGCTATTGGCTCCTGGCGGGCAACGCCCCTGCAGATCGAAGGGGACAATCTGGAAGGAGTCTGGCTGGGTATAAACTTCCTGGAGCAGGTGACGAAGGGAGCAGACCTTAAGCTGGGAAAAAACGTGGTTGTCATCGGCGGGGGCAATACGGCCATCGACTGCGCCCGAACCGCGCTGCGTAAAGGGGCGGGCTCCGTCAAGCTGGTCTATCGCCGGACCCGGGAAGAAATGCCTGCGGAATCCTATGAAGTGGAAGAAGCGATTCATGAGGGGGTTGAAATGTACTTTTTAACCGCCCCCCATAAGATCGTCAGCGAAGGTGGGCGCAAGCTGCTCCATTGTATCAAGATGACCCTTGGGGAGCCGGACCGTTCCGGCCGGCGCCGGCCAATTCCCATTGAAGGCAGTGAAACGGCCTTGGAAGCGGATACGATTATCGGGGCCATCGGTCAAAGTACCAATACCCAGTTCTTATATCATGACCTTCCTGTCAAGCTGAATAAGTGGGGAGATATCGAAATCAACGGCAAGACCATGCAGACTTCCGAGATGAAGATCTTTGCCGGCGGCGACTGTGTCACAGGTCCGGCTACAGTCATTCAGGCCGTGGCGGCCGGACGTCATGCGGCGGAGGCCATGGACAGCTTTTTGATGAAAGGCTATGTCAAGGAGCAGCCTGTGGATTACAGCTGCAGCCGCGGGTCCCTGGAAGATCTGCCCCAATGGGAATTCGAGAAGACTCCGCGGCTGAAACGGGCTCCTATGCCGGCACTGCCACCGGCGGAACGGCGGGATAATTTCCGGGAAGTGGAGACTGGGCTCAGTGAAGAGACCGCAAGAGCGGAAGCCCGACGCTGCTTAAAGTGCGGCTGCTATGAGCGTTATGACTGTGATTTGCGCCAGGAAGCCAGTCTGCACCATATTGAGTTTAAAAAACCGGTCCATGAACGCCCTTATATCCCCATCGTCGAGGATCACTCCATCATCATCCGCGACCACAACAAATGCATCTCCTGCGGCCGTTGTATCGCCGCCTGCGCAGAAGTGGAAGGCCCCGATATTCTGAGCTTCTATATGAAGCATGGCCGTCAGCTGGTGGGGACGAAGAGCGGACTGCCTCTGGATCAGACCGACTGCGTCAGCTGCGGCCAGTGTGTGAATGCCTGTCCTTGCGGCGCTTTGGATTACCGCAGTGAAATCGGCAGGGTATTCAGAGCCATCAATGATCCGGGCAAAACGACCGTAGCTTTTGTGGCTCCGGCAGTACGCAGTGTGGTATCTTCCCAGTATGGGATTTCCTATCAGGAGGCCTCCCAATTCATTGCCGGACTTCTGAAAAAGATGGGCTTTGATAAAGTCTTTGATTTTACCTTTGCCGCGGATTTGACCATTGTGGAAGAAACTACGGAATTTTTAACCCGTCTGCAAAGCCAGGAGCGGATCCCCCAGTTTACCTCCTGTTGTCCGGGCTGGGTCAATTTCGTGGAACGCCGCTATCCGGAAATCATTCCTTATCTCTCCAGCTGCAAATCCCCCCAGATGATGATGGGAGCTACGGTGAAAAATCACTTTACAGAACTGTCGGAAATCGATCCCAAGGATCTTTATGTGGTCTCTATTGTTCCTTGCATTGCCAAGAAGTATGAGGCGGCCCGTCCGGAGTTTGCAACGGATGGAATCCGGGATGTGGATGCTGTGCTAACCTCCACCGAAATGCTGGAAATGGCGGATATTAAGTTGATCGAGCCCGCAGATGTGGAGCCTCAGGATTTCTGTGAACCCTATAAACGGGTATCCGGGGCGGGGATTCTCTTTGGGGCCTCAGGGGGCGTGGCGGAAGCGGCCCTGCGGATGGCTGTGGAGAAACTGACCGGGGAGGCGATTACCGACCGGCTGGATTATCAGGAAGTGCGCGGACTCCAGGGGATCAAAGAGGCTGCCGTGGAAGCCAAAGGCAAGAAGGTCAATGTAGCGGTGATCAGCGGGCTGCACAATGTTGAGCCGATTCTGGAGAAGATCATTGAGGGGGCGGAAGTAGGCTATGATCTGATCGAAGTAATGGCCTGCCCGGGGGGCTGTATCTGCGGAGCGGGACATCCGGTGCCGGAGAAGATCGATACTCTGGAGAAGCGGCAGCAGGTTCTCGTCAATATCGATCAAACCTCCCGGTATCGCAAATCTCAGGAAAACCCCGATATCCTGCGCCTTTATGATGAGTATTACGGAGAAGCCAATTCACCCCTGGCCCACAAATTGCTGCATACCCATTATGAAGCTGTGAAAAGGGAACCTGTTGCCAAACATGACCGTAGAATGGCGGATTCTGCTTTTGTAACCCATGAGCTTACTCTGTGTACCTGTGACAAATGTACAGATCAAGGATCGAAAGAGTTGTTCGCAGCCATTTCCGGTAAGATCCGAAAGCTGAAAATGGACTCCTTTGTAACGGCCAGAACCATCCGCTTAAAGGAAAATCACCCCGGCCAAGGAGTGTATGCCGCCATTGACGGTGAGCGCATAGACACACCGTCCGAGCAGCTTGAGCAGCGGATCTTTCAGCAACTGATCCGATGA
- a CDS encoding Txe/YoeB family addiction module toxin, whose amino-acid sequence MKKLWTDQAWADYLYWQSQDKKTLKRVNQLLLDIERNGYDGIGKPEQLRGDLGGWWSRRIDNTNRLVYRMTDGIIVIASCRTHYGDK is encoded by the coding sequence ATGAAAAAGTTATGGACTGACCAAGCCTGGGCAGACTACCTATACTGGCAAAGCCAAGATAAAAAAACGCTGAAAAGAGTAAACCAACTTTTACTGGATATTGAGCGCAATGGTTATGATGGAATTGGTAAGCCGGAACAGTTGCGTGGTGATTTAGGTGGGTGGTGGTCCCGCCGTATCGATAACACGAACCGGCTTGTATATCGTATGACTGACGGGATAATCGTTATAGCAAGCTGTCGTACGCATTACGGTGATAAATAA
- a CDS encoding type II toxin-antitoxin system RelB/DinJ family antitoxin, with protein MAETTNLNIRIDKELKEQAEVFFNELGLNMTTAFNIFVRQSLRQGGIPFDITLNTDGFYNPANMKMLRQSIQDANEGKLTAHDLLGD; from the coding sequence ATGGCTGAAACGACCAACTTGAATATCAGGATTGATAAAGAGCTGAAAGAGCAGGCTGAAGTGTTTTTCAATGAGTTAGGCCTGAATATGACAACCGCGTTTAATATTTTTGTGCGGCAATCCCTTCGGCAAGGAGGAATACCTTTTGATATTACGTTGAATACGGATGGCTTTTATAATCCAGCGAATATGAAAATGCTACGACAATCCATTCAGGATGCCAACGAAGGTAAGCTGACCGCTCATGATTTACTTGGTGATTAA
- a CDS encoding AAA family ATPase, with protein MSNYDFHALLEPLEFQDLVCDIVQLRDNIFLETYKEGQDSGIDGSYTDNTQKIIVQAKRCQQDFNKLYRGLQHKELPKVKKLNPDRYILGVSMDFNPEQKTKIVELFAGYITNTRDILSRKDINRLLRDPFYEHIQYAYPKLWSPNLAVLEKVLKESVHRAAYKESSEDLKDAIKASKVFAPTRIYRQALREWSQNQVIVISGEPGVGKTTMAYLLALAYLQPDNLAGFIWANSIHDVYAMMDDQQKQVIILDDFWGSIFHDDYTRRNDENRLDKLIRRIIESKGQKRLILTTREYILQQGLQKHPALRETLAQYALICTMEEYGEDEKASILFRHLYASHLDYHYVDYLFAKSSEIVSHRNYNPRVLALFLAWEPDRGCSSQDYYEELCDYFDNPSAFWKSIFVDLSPEAQMVAMLLLISSTPMLLTDMARCYQKYIHDCTKQTTVKNLSETIAELEKTMLKSFYDEEEEAVMLRFSMPAVQDFLYQHLEENGEHYIPLLLQCCTFYNQVQFLLEHLSMKCSRRVADLIVEECILHYQDYGDSYRDYDGSWNWDVDTFPYEYEHLHRFFHLLRCYNPERHPALGRFLEREIKNYCLTMGSSDPEAQYTDLHNLPDIIGRCSQKGMVFSGKAVIDKYYEEASSIYHYRAMEKFRDVFPEEYGVFYETYFPRIKRNLKDRILSELEFLEEFAMDMQLDRLIDDIPDLLKEFGLRYTKEFGRQVLDLCGREPVPLERRKAAFAKPPHGGMDQEERVLEAVKEDAETWLLGPGETDLEDEQIVEMIAESGLNPELKEELKKTLNTGTPYYIYNFLQTKESVELLLATLETSGDELPERESSLYMMLLSYIGREDLELIKKLINFCTESFIIFMYRDEPVLRVNQFLAEDVYLSYLKHDPEFYDLVFENLLIRDEQWVRFLHIPLFIFCHASIMVMGCNEKELAEYYQDVWGDNSSKIKYVTKYDWGSQASIGYVDMGTYHFRRYDWEGCMYRLFEELNPFHFNQTYVEPALKRYLDELGDGGDDSKVLKHLALCRMQAEYTEKGVFRSLGCLISDELVMIEHLSIAEFWTELPSQIRRIRLKELQKREKICKKDSDRWRILLYEIKDVFLLKELGVYDDTLRFINEVEGTYLRFLDGNYEPIKS; from the coding sequence ATGTCCAACTATGATTTTCATGCTTTGCTGGAACCACTGGAATTTCAAGATCTGGTTTGCGATATCGTTCAGCTCCGGGATAACATCTTTCTGGAAACCTATAAAGAAGGGCAGGATTCCGGGATTGATGGTTCATATACGGATAACACGCAAAAGATCATTGTTCAGGCCAAACGCTGCCAACAGGATTTTAATAAGCTGTATCGCGGTCTGCAGCATAAGGAATTGCCCAAAGTAAAAAAGTTGAATCCTGACCGTTATATCCTGGGTGTCTCAATGGACTTTAACCCTGAACAGAAGACAAAGATTGTGGAACTGTTTGCAGGGTATATCACCAACACCAGGGATATTTTAAGCCGAAAGGATATCAACCGCCTGCTTAGAGATCCCTTCTATGAGCACATCCAGTATGCCTATCCGAAGCTCTGGTCACCTAACCTTGCTGTTCTGGAAAAGGTGTTAAAAGAATCTGTGCACCGGGCTGCCTACAAAGAGTCGTCAGAAGATCTGAAGGATGCTATTAAAGCGTCAAAAGTTTTTGCCCCCACCAGGATTTACCGCCAGGCATTGCGGGAGTGGTCTCAGAACCAGGTCATTGTGATCTCGGGGGAGCCCGGCGTAGGCAAAACGACCATGGCTTACCTATTGGCTCTGGCTTACCTGCAGCCGGACAATCTGGCCGGATTCATCTGGGCCAATTCCATTCATGATGTCTACGCGATGATGGATGATCAGCAAAAGCAAGTCATCATCCTGGACGACTTTTGGGGCAGCATCTTTCATGATGACTATACACGAAGAAACGATGAAAATCGCCTGGACAAGCTGATCAGGCGTATTATTGAGTCCAAGGGCCAGAAGCGTCTGATTCTTACCACAAGAGAATATATTCTCCAACAAGGCTTGCAAAAACACCCTGCCCTCAGAGAAACTCTGGCTCAATACGCATTAATCTGCACCATGGAAGAGTACGGCGAGGATGAAAAGGCCAGCATCCTGTTTCGCCATCTTTATGCCTCGCATCTTGATTATCACTATGTGGATTATTTGTTCGCCAAGTCCAGTGAGATTGTAAGTCACCGGAATTATAATCCACGTGTGCTGGCGTTATTTCTGGCCTGGGAACCTGACAGAGGGTGTTCTTCTCAAGACTATTATGAGGAGTTATGTGACTACTTTGACAACCCCAGCGCCTTCTGGAAATCGATCTTTGTGGATCTCTCTCCGGAAGCTCAAATGGTGGCCATGCTTTTGCTGATTTCTTCGACCCCCATGCTTTTAACGGATATGGCTCGTTGCTACCAAAAATATATTCATGATTGCACCAAGCAAACCACGGTAAAGAATTTGAGCGAGACCATAGCGGAGCTGGAGAAGACGATGCTTAAATCGTTTTACGATGAGGAAGAAGAAGCCGTCATGTTAAGGTTCAGTATGCCGGCCGTACAGGATTTTCTGTATCAGCACCTTGAAGAAAACGGTGAGCACTATATTCCGCTCCTTTTACAATGCTGCACGTTCTACAACCAGGTGCAATTTCTCCTGGAACATCTATCCATGAAGTGCAGCAGGAGAGTTGCTGATCTTATTGTCGAGGAATGTATCTTACATTACCAGGACTATGGTGACAGCTATAGGGACTATGACGGCAGTTGGAATTGGGATGTGGACACCTTCCCCTATGAATACGAACACCTGCATAGGTTTTTTCATCTGCTGCGCTGTTATAACCCGGAAAGACATCCTGCTCTTGGGCGGTTTTTAGAAAGGGAGATAAAGAATTATTGCTTAACTATGGGCAGCAGTGATCCGGAAGCTCAATACACAGACCTACATAATCTGCCGGATATTATTGGCCGCTGTAGCCAAAAAGGGATGGTTTTCAGCGGCAAGGCCGTGATTGATAAATACTATGAGGAAGCCTCCAGCATCTATCATTATCGGGCTATGGAAAAATTCCGGGACGTGTTTCCGGAAGAGTACGGTGTATTTTATGAGACTTATTTTCCACGCATAAAAAGGAATTTGAAGGATAGGATCCTTTCTGAATTGGAGTTTCTCGAAGAATTCGCAATGGATATGCAGCTGGATAGGTTGATCGATGATATCCCGGACTTGCTTAAGGAATTCGGCCTGCGCTATACCAAAGAATTCGGACGGCAGGTACTCGACTTATGCGGCAGAGAACCGGTGCCTTTAGAAAGAAGAAAAGCCGCCTTTGCAAAGCCGCCACATGGGGGTATGGATCAAGAAGAGCGGGTCCTCGAAGCCGTTAAGGAAGATGCTGAAACCTGGCTTTTGGGCCCAGGCGAAACCGACCTGGAAGATGAACAGATTGTGGAGATGATTGCTGAGAGCGGCCTCAATCCGGAGCTGAAAGAAGAGCTGAAAAAGACCCTTAATACGGGGACGCCCTATTATATCTATAACTTTCTGCAGACCAAAGAATCTGTGGAACTGCTTCTGGCTACTTTGGAAACATCGGGAGATGAGCTTCCTGAACGGGAAAGCAGTCTTTATATGATGCTCTTGTCCTATATTGGCCGGGAAGATCTGGAATTAATAAAAAAGCTCATAAACTTTTGCACGGAAAGCTTTATTATCTTTATGTATCGGGATGAGCCTGTGCTGCGGGTCAATCAATTCTTGGCGGAGGATGTTTATCTATCCTATCTGAAGCATGACCCTGAATTTTATGACCTTGTTTTTGAGAATCTGCTGATCAGAGATGAGCAATGGGTGCGTTTTCTCCATATCCCACTCTTTATCTTCTGTCATGCTTCTATTATGGTTATGGGATGCAATGAGAAAGAATTGGCAGAATACTATCAGGATGTATGGGGAGATAATTCTAGCAAAATTAAGTATGTCACAAAATATGATTGGGGAAGCCAGGCAAGCATCGGCTATGTGGATATGGGAACGTATCATTTCCGACGATATGATTGGGAAGGATGCATGTACCGGCTGTTTGAGGAGCTGAATCCCTTTCACTTCAATCAAACCTATGTGGAACCTGCCCTAAAACGTTATTTGGATGAGCTGGGTGATGGAGGTGACGATAGTAAGGTCTTAAAGCATCTGGCCCTTTGCAGGATGCAGGCTGAATACACGGAAAAGGGCGTTTTCCGCTCTCTGGGCTGCCTGATTAGTGACGAGCTGGTGATGATCGAACACTTGTCAATCGCTGAGTTTTGGACTGAATTGCCGAGTCAAATAAGAAGGATAAGACTGAAAGAACTGCAAAAAAGGGAGAAGATATGTAAAAAAGACAGCGACAGATGGAGGATATTACTCTATGAGATAAAGGATGTTTTTTTGTTAAAAGAGCTGGGCGTTTATGATGACACTTTGAGGTTTATCAACGAAGTGGAGGGTACCTACTTAAGGTTTCTGGACGGGAATTATGAGCCAATCAAGAGTTGA
- a CDS encoding type II toxin-antitoxin system HicB family antitoxin — protein MIMNYVFPATMERNALSGRYIVIFPDLPGLICQGETQEDAYHDAELSLGIHLYHMEKDNKPIPKASDPADWPKREGAEVIVLEADTLEVRQAIDRKRVPKNIMIPKWLKDLGEENKVNFAKILKEGVMAELGIPD, from the coding sequence ATGATCATGAATTATGTTTTTCCGGCCACCATGGAGCGCAATGCCCTGTCGGGCCGATATATCGTCATTTTCCCGGATCTGCCGGGCCTGATCTGTCAGGGGGAAACTCAGGAAGATGCTTATCATGATGCGGAACTCTCTTTAGGGATTCATCTGTACCATATGGAAAAGGACAACAAACCCATCCCGAAAGCTTCTGATCCCGCCGACTGGCCGAAGCGGGAGGGTGCCGAGGTTATTGTGCTGGAGGCTGATACGCTGGAGGTCCGGCAGGCTATTGATAGGAAAAGGGTTCCTAAAAATATCATGATTCCTAAATGGTTAAAAGATCTGGGGGAAGAAAATAAGGTAAATTTTGCCAAAATCCTTAAAGAAGGAGTAATGGCTGAGTTGGGAATTCCCGATTAG